One part of the Bdellovibrio bacteriovorus genome encodes these proteins:
- a CDS encoding FecR domain-containing protein: protein MSRFGRTEKMIFTGALLVLMVFSYFLYDDSLLFPKSNTGELELIGSVAISQNDVRRKNLDTFSWLPASRKDNVFQNDSIFTGDRSEATIQLQDGTQIRIEPNSLITLNLKNGQMNLDLRYGNLVGELAQGSSLTIKSGTEEFKLEGSPTNTQEKPKIKFNKAHSGTVDLKLLSGDVKYIDKKKQAVKELPKNAVVAVKKDGDIKPVEKPTLLVKTPDNMNWLRVNPDDPLPFEWQGKGDIARYELEVSPNEDFSSVALSKMTNEQRVAVTEPLQPGPYFWRLKTYDRNGEVGVVSPAQRMSITHLAGPQIVTPVQAAQINLELKVKPQEELATTTEVQWKAMAQLKHFTWQIAADPEFQQIIKDGQTDSLAAVTPRLPSGTYWVRVQGQTAGNNVSPWSEPVSFTLNLAAHKEERPNRPVLITKQVDFKAPTGERNPASPEAPKLAWKPVLRSKGYQLQISKDISFAEVEKYDITQNQVAWSQFRPGKHYYRVQAKGINGLNSEFSEVGTIDVSVGGLTLNPLKTINAVGQAPGPKETPISWSEVPFAKSYLVQVDKSKEFTAPQQLEYSATGGNLTLQDPGTYVVRVQALDEANKPLTDFSNIQEVMYTFRTPLVAPPLMEPFNNASIFLQTEMEPFIWLEWKKVEGATSYRIEISDKPDFSRTLIAKSLAGNRFLIKEKVPLGKIYWRVRAEAKGDAEMSEWAEKREFTLYHQKNETFVK from the coding sequence ATGTCGCGCTTTGGACGAACAGAAAAAATGATCTTCACCGGAGCCCTGCTTGTGCTCATGGTCTTCTCGTACTTCCTGTACGACGACTCTTTGCTATTCCCAAAATCAAATACTGGCGAACTCGAACTAATTGGTTCCGTTGCCATTTCCCAGAACGACGTGCGCCGCAAAAATCTGGATACTTTCAGTTGGCTACCCGCTTCGCGCAAAGACAATGTCTTCCAGAACGATTCTATCTTCACCGGGGATCGTTCTGAAGCCACTATCCAATTACAGGATGGCACCCAGATCCGCATCGAACCGAATTCTTTGATCACCCTGAATCTTAAAAACGGTCAGATGAATCTGGATCTGCGTTACGGAAATCTGGTCGGGGAACTGGCGCAAGGTTCTTCCCTGACGATCAAGTCCGGCACCGAAGAGTTCAAACTGGAAGGCTCTCCTACAAACACGCAGGAAAAGCCCAAAATCAAATTCAACAAAGCTCACAGTGGCACAGTTGATTTGAAACTGCTTTCCGGTGACGTGAAATACATCGACAAGAAAAAACAGGCCGTCAAAGAACTGCCTAAGAACGCAGTCGTAGCAGTTAAAAAAGACGGCGACATCAAGCCGGTTGAAAAACCAACGTTACTTGTGAAAACTCCGGACAACATGAACTGGCTTCGTGTGAACCCGGATGATCCACTGCCATTTGAATGGCAAGGTAAAGGCGACATCGCCCGCTATGAACTTGAAGTTTCTCCAAACGAGGACTTCAGCTCAGTGGCCCTTTCAAAAATGACCAACGAACAAAGAGTCGCGGTGACCGAGCCGCTGCAGCCGGGCCCTTATTTCTGGCGCCTAAAAACCTATGACCGCAATGGCGAAGTCGGTGTTGTGTCCCCGGCCCAGCGCATGAGCATCACTCATCTGGCCGGCCCGCAGATCGTGACCCCGGTTCAAGCAGCCCAAATCAATCTGGAACTGAAAGTAAAACCTCAGGAAGAACTGGCCACCACCACCGAGGTGCAATGGAAGGCCATGGCCCAGTTGAAACACTTCACCTGGCAGATCGCGGCAGACCCGGAATTCCAGCAGATCATCAAAGATGGCCAGACGGATTCATTGGCAGCCGTGACCCCTCGCCTTCCAAGCGGGACTTACTGGGTGCGTGTCCAGGGGCAAACGGCCGGCAACAATGTTTCGCCTTGGTCTGAGCCTGTTTCCTTTACTTTAAATCTGGCAGCTCATAAAGAAGAGCGTCCAAACAGGCCTGTGCTGATCACCAAGCAAGTCGACTTCAAGGCGCCAACGGGTGAACGTAACCCCGCCTCCCCTGAAGCTCCGAAACTTGCCTGGAAACCAGTTCTGAGAAGCAAGGGCTATCAACTGCAAATCTCCAAGGACATCAGCTTTGCTGAAGTGGAAAAATACGACATCACCCAAAATCAAGTGGCGTGGTCGCAGTTCCGTCCGGGCAAACACTATTACCGTGTTCAAGCCAAAGGCATCAATGGCCTTAACAGTGAATTCAGTGAAGTGGGAACCATCGACGTCAGCGTCGGCGGCCTGACTTTGAATCCTTTGAAAACCATCAATGCCGTCGGCCAGGCTCCGGGACCTAAAGAAACCCCGATCAGTTGGAGCGAAGTGCCGTTTGCTAAATCCTATCTGGTGCAGGTGGATAAATCGAAAGAGTTCACGGCCCCTCAGCAACTGGAATACTCTGCCACAGGCGGAAATCTGACGCTGCAGGATCCGGGCACCTATGTAGTGCGCGTGCAGGCTTTGGATGAAGCCAACAAGCCCCTGACTGATTTCTCGAATATTCAGGAAGTCATGTACACCTTCCGCACCCCGCTGGTGGCGCCACCACTGATGGAGCCATTTAACAATGCCTCAATCTTCCTGCAGACCGAGATGGAACCGTTCATCTGGCTGGAATGGAAAAAGGTGGAAGGTGCGACTTCCTACCGCATCGAGATTTCCGACAAACCGGACTTTTCTCGCACATTGATTGCAAAATCTTTGGCCGGCAACCGCTTCCTGATCAAGGAAAAGGTTCCACTGGGGAAAATCTACTGGAGAGTTCGTGCCGAAGCCAAAGGCGACGCCGAAATGTCCGAGTGGGCGGAAAAACGTGAATTCACCCTTTATCACCAGAAGAATGAGACCTTCGTAAAATGA
- a CDS encoding SpoIIE family protein phosphatase has protein sequence MALKIFEDDKIAYVFDSSSSMSGTMAAQIKTQLNAVLGTTKPIFQDYLSQQKFSSVGESIFQNEFNLESIVVFKPSATGAYEKAAVLEKVPNQTDGVLNSLQSQMSGYFAEVEATRRVVKVPFSDDRVFIMEKVSDETNTRNTVFLVIVKMSEASEMFRAAMSQKMYLISSDGTVLFGPDGMPGQKLQSTVSPQFLESTNKQIAQGAETDRSADGKELLVSFSRAGFGDLIVVTTVEKEKALGAVQILIRKSLIFFGILISVTVILSLFASSGLTQALTQLFDATKKVAEGDFNIRVDVKSNDEVGSLADNFNIMAAEVSRLLDQTAEKARMESELQTAKTVQETLFPETQAKIGPLSIAGYYEPASECGGDWWHYCQIGNKIFLWIGDATGHGAPAALITSAAKSASTIIERLNITPAKALELLNRSIYDVSKGRIMMTFFLASFDLDTGELAYCNASHEAPFLMKKNEGGTLKKKDLVPLNEVNNPRLGQARDSVYEQTTIQVEPGDLVFFYTDGIPDIQNPGKEAWGEREFIKALIAANKDFPGVNDSVERFAMSFQAHRQGAPLIDDVTFFVVKNEGLS, from the coding sequence TTGGCGCTGAAAATTTTTGAGGACGATAAGATCGCTTACGTCTTTGATTCCTCCAGCAGCATGTCCGGAACCATGGCGGCTCAAATTAAGACACAATTGAATGCCGTGCTTGGAACGACCAAACCAATCTTCCAGGATTATCTGAGCCAGCAGAAATTTTCTTCTGTTGGGGAGTCCATCTTCCAGAACGAATTCAATCTGGAATCCATTGTGGTCTTCAAACCTTCAGCGACCGGTGCTTATGAAAAGGCCGCCGTGCTTGAGAAAGTTCCCAATCAGACAGACGGGGTGTTGAACAGTCTGCAATCCCAGATGTCCGGTTACTTTGCTGAAGTGGAAGCCACCCGCCGTGTGGTGAAAGTGCCTTTCAGCGATGACCGTGTGTTCATCATGGAAAAAGTCAGTGACGAAACCAACACCCGCAACACGGTGTTTTTGGTCATCGTGAAGATGAGTGAAGCCTCCGAGATGTTCCGCGCGGCGATGTCGCAAAAAATGTATCTGATTTCTTCTGACGGGACCGTGTTGTTTGGACCGGATGGAATGCCGGGGCAAAAGCTGCAATCCACCGTCAGTCCCCAGTTCCTGGAAAGCACCAACAAACAAATCGCCCAAGGGGCTGAAACGGATCGCTCCGCAGACGGCAAGGAGCTGCTGGTGTCTTTCTCGCGCGCGGGTTTTGGTGATCTGATTGTTGTGACCACGGTGGAAAAAGAAAAAGCCCTGGGTGCGGTTCAGATCCTGATTCGAAAATCTTTGATCTTCTTCGGCATTCTGATTTCGGTGACAGTGATCTTAAGTCTGTTTGCCTCCAGCGGTTTGACTCAAGCCTTAACACAATTGTTCGATGCCACCAAAAAGGTGGCGGAAGGCGACTTCAATATCCGTGTTGATGTGAAGTCCAATGATGAAGTCGGAAGCCTGGCTGACAATTTCAATATCATGGCGGCGGAGGTGTCGCGGCTGCTGGATCAAACGGCGGAAAAAGCGCGTATGGAATCCGAGCTGCAGACCGCGAAAACCGTGCAAGAAACCCTGTTCCCGGAAACGCAGGCCAAGATCGGTCCGTTGTCGATTGCCGGTTACTATGAGCCGGCCAGCGAGTGCGGTGGCGACTGGTGGCACTACTGTCAGATCGGTAACAAGATCTTCTTGTGGATCGGGGATGCGACGGGGCACGGGGCTCCTGCAGCATTGATCACCAGTGCAGCGAAATCAGCCTCCACAATCATTGAGCGTTTGAATATCACTCCGGCCAAAGCGTTGGAGTTGTTGAACCGTTCCATCTATGATGTGTCCAAAGGCCGTATCATGATGACGTTCTTCCTGGCGTCTTTTGATCTGGACACCGGGGAGCTTGCTTACTGCAATGCTTCGCACGAGGCGCCGTTCCTGATGAAGAAAAATGAGGGCGGCACACTTAAAAAGAAGGACCTTGTTCCATTAAATGAAGTGAACAATCCCAGACTGGGACAGGCCCGCGATTCGGTCTACGAACAAACAACCATTCAGGTTGAGCCGGGAGATCTGGTATTCTTCTATACAGACGGAATTCCTGACATCCAGAACCCTGGTAAAGAGGCGTGGGGCGAGCGTGAGTTTATTAAAGCTTTGATCGCGGCCAACAAGGATTTCCCGGGCGTTAATGATTCGGTGGAGCGTTTTGCAATGAGCTTCCAAGCCCATCGTCAAGGCGCGCCCTTAATCGATGACGTCACGTTTTTTGTAGTGAAAAATGAAGGTCTTAGTTAA
- a CDS encoding response regulator, which translates to MESGKSKILILEDDESVRSALKEILSRAGHSVFVASRPDEANSILASNSNIEFLFCDCLLPQMTGLDFIKQARANYPSAKFKVVLMSGIYTDKSFIQEATQSTQAVAFMKKPFDMEQVLKIVKKEEAPRREESSARKLLYQMFANPTVTNRQKRKVIESIEEVSGFDLPFLYSLLVETKSGGYLNIYNADGSVSGISFCNGNIVGVDVDDKTTFLGEMLIQSGYATPQDVQEALRVKNNRRIGDYLIQNNQLSPHAFDLILMEQMNIRLVRTIVDQKIRVNFASAEVEMSNPSIDADSLSYYLHDWIASKISINWLKSLYVMWSGNIIVKSPTFRDDHPALSMSLVKSLEGLTVKLNNQITLTQLLDIKGYSEVAVYKAIHFLLTKGLIVFAQRAAFANPAEQLKVIKKIAAELENKNSYEIVAYMETGTGGGSAESMLSDFMTLLGDEPTDTASEVYTQWHKVQKLAEEAMNASKDTNKIDQIRQATQRNEAEAKLRANSLMEEVKKALQYTQFAKALELLAEVAKLNPQTQQLHLYSSWAKLGSVDVAKKNFVLKEVELELMQVPPDERYDTLFPFVIGLFNKTKGDMVAARKSFEKSVALDPSFIPARREISVLAAANKKQDVFNVDLKQVVSGFFKKK; encoded by the coding sequence GTGGAATCAGGCAAATCTAAGATCTTGATATTGGAAGACGACGAGTCCGTCAGATCGGCCTTAAAAGAAATTTTAAGCCGCGCTGGCCATTCCGTCTTTGTCGCGTCCCGCCCGGACGAGGCCAATAGCATTCTTGCCAGCAATTCCAACATCGAATTCCTGTTCTGTGACTGCTTGCTGCCACAGATGACGGGCCTTGATTTCATCAAACAAGCCCGCGCCAATTATCCCTCTGCCAAATTCAAAGTCGTTCTGATGAGCGGTATTTATACCGACAAGTCCTTCATTCAGGAAGCGACTCAAAGCACCCAGGCCGTGGCTTTCATGAAAAAGCCCTTCGATATGGAGCAGGTGCTGAAGATCGTTAAAAAAGAAGAAGCTCCACGCCGCGAGGAATCCAGCGCGCGCAAGCTGCTGTATCAGATGTTCGCCAACCCCACAGTGACCAACCGCCAGAAAAGAAAGGTGATTGAGTCCATTGAAGAGGTGAGCGGCTTTGACTTGCCATTCCTGTATTCACTGCTGGTTGAAACCAAGAGCGGTGGTTATTTGAATATCTATAATGCCGACGGTTCTGTGTCCGGTATCTCGTTCTGTAACGGGAATATCGTGGGCGTGGATGTGGATGATAAAACCACCTTCCTGGGCGAGATGCTGATCCAGAGTGGTTATGCGACTCCGCAAGACGTGCAGGAAGCTCTGCGTGTCAAAAACAACCGCCGCATTGGTGACTATCTGATTCAGAACAATCAGCTAAGCCCCCATGCCTTTGATCTGATCCTGATGGAGCAAATGAACATCCGTCTGGTGCGCACGATTGTTGATCAGAAGATCCGCGTGAACTTTGCGTCTGCGGAAGTTGAGATGAGCAATCCAAGTATCGATGCTGACAGTCTGTCTTATTATCTGCATGACTGGATTGCCTCTAAAATCTCTATTAACTGGCTGAAGTCTTTGTATGTGATGTGGTCCGGTAACATCATCGTGAAAAGTCCGACTTTCCGCGATGACCATCCGGCCTTGAGTATGTCTCTGGTCAAATCCCTGGAAGGTCTGACCGTGAAGCTGAACAACCAGATCACACTGACGCAGCTTCTGGATATCAAAGGCTACAGCGAAGTGGCGGTCTATAAGGCCATTCACTTCCTTTTGACCAAAGGTCTGATTGTCTTTGCCCAGCGTGCGGCCTTTGCAAATCCGGCTGAGCAATTAAAAGTCATCAAGAAGATCGCGGCCGAACTGGAAAACAAGAACTCTTACGAAATCGTTGCTTACATGGAAACGGGGACCGGTGGTGGTTCTGCCGAATCCATGTTGTCAGACTTTATGACGTTGCTGGGAGATGAGCCGACCGACACCGCTTCGGAAGTGTACACCCAGTGGCACAAGGTGCAGAAACTGGCTGAAGAGGCCATGAATGCATCCAAAGACACCAATAAAATTGATCAGATCCGCCAGGCAACGCAAAGAAATGAAGCTGAAGCCAAGCTTCGCGCCAATTCCTTGATGGAAGAAGTCAAAAAAGCCCTGCAGTACACCCAGTTCGCGAAAGCACTGGAACTGCTGGCCGAGGTTGCCAAGCTGAATCCGCAAACCCAGCAGCTGCACTTGTACAGCTCTTGGGCGAAGCTGGGTTCTGTTGACGTGGCCAAAAAGAACTTTGTCCTGAAAGAAGTGGAACTGGAGTTGATGCAGGTTCCGCCGGATGAGCGCTATGACACGCTTTTCCCGTTTGTGATTGGTCTGTTCAATAAAACCAAAGGCGATATGGTGGCCGCACGCAAATCCTTCGAGAAGAGCGTGGCACTGGATCCTTCCTTCATTCCTGCACGTCGGGAAATCTCTGTCTTGGCGGCTGCTAATAAAAAGCAGGACGTCTTTAACGTCGACCTTAAACAGGTTGTTTCGGGCTTCTTTAAGAAAAAATAG
- a CDS encoding PKD domain-containing protein, which yields MNYGRVLLPLSLIVLAGCQKSALSEGSADTMEAASYCAGQLSKASSEEVRIVGKSATEAGSTVSYSLDQAGNCVSSSDVTWKVAGASRTKTSASGMTSTFKVAGTYVVTAQEKTSGSEEISLSLVTTVVKEDLKISGPQAGFVFNPMSFEVVIPSGVDAQSIVWNFNDGTATVSNARTVEHSFFNVGTYQVQATVTDADGKVTVVSHRVTVMTVIDDMDCLEDLRISGANEAKVKIATAMHVYLPPCLVSKVGAVRWNFGDGGTAANQSVTHAYQAVGTYPVTATLYLGDNQEPWVTLDHSIRVIEDLDVDPEPEVPVDPNACTVAGATRESKGELVSEEVACGVNGKKTVSYRDRVVEECKLVVEKLNWVEVSRTKEITNEGSCEGQSCKLPDGSLLAHGASQVLYSSSTPVGSCSSVSESRTCNNGVLSGSSTHNQVTCHEGCGSFGSHGTVKTGVITGETKVPLKCSFNEEGFFDLYNEISDQTCTDGQIISSNTRQGTMKEAGKCPVYKFAPTDSFTACTADCGGKQNRIFVCVDDKGVTVDDSRCADQVKPVEERLCDANPEAVRSQSSVTTIEEANSSATCPANQIGVIVKTREVVTTKTMACIDHSVQLESEVAVPGAWVEEKYCRDYVARRCSHDSLSNTEAKGRYDWMVKCQDELPVIKEFLTNFANVTVTVGGKKVGLGSAGQEIYATFMDRAYNPEKAWIAPKKANAPCTMPATAYVATVCVSSCATPEQQILAEEVVSKKLKYMSFFDALTSQSAYVGTMQSADSLNKNAVVKTKVDQWVTELVDGDHEILVFKMKSGRELRVTKNHPILSQDGSMKVAEEFKVGESLVQSGGTLDAIVSINEIKYFGKVYNVFVQSNAPHKNVVLINGYLNGSAFFQNAGAKEMNRTIFRNNMTRGVFGK from the coding sequence ATGAACTACGGAAGAGTCTTACTGCCCCTGAGTTTAATCGTTCTAGCAGGATGTCAGAAAAGCGCTTTGAGTGAAGGTTCAGCAGATACTATGGAGGCGGCAAGTTACTGTGCCGGTCAGCTTTCCAAAGCTTCCTCTGAAGAAGTTCGCATCGTGGGTAAATCAGCTACAGAGGCAGGAAGCACTGTTAGCTACTCCTTGGATCAGGCCGGGAACTGTGTCAGCAGTTCTGATGTCACATGGAAGGTGGCAGGGGCCAGTCGCACTAAAACGTCAGCGTCCGGGATGACGTCGACATTTAAAGTGGCCGGGACCTATGTGGTGACTGCGCAGGAGAAAACTTCTGGTTCTGAAGAGATCTCTTTGTCTTTGGTGACGACGGTGGTTAAGGAAGATCTTAAGATCTCGGGTCCACAAGCCGGTTTTGTCTTTAATCCTATGAGTTTTGAGGTTGTGATTCCTTCCGGTGTGGATGCTCAGTCCATCGTTTGGAATTTTAATGATGGCACTGCGACTGTCAGCAACGCCAGAACTGTTGAACACTCCTTCTTTAATGTGGGGACATACCAGGTTCAGGCGACTGTGACTGATGCTGATGGCAAGGTTACGGTTGTCAGCCATCGAGTGACCGTGATGACGGTGATTGATGATATGGACTGCCTGGAGGACTTGCGTATTTCCGGGGCTAATGAGGCTAAAGTGAAGATCGCTACTGCGATGCACGTTTATCTTCCGCCTTGTCTGGTTAGCAAGGTCGGTGCCGTTCGCTGGAACTTCGGTGACGGAGGTACAGCGGCCAATCAGTCTGTGACTCATGCTTATCAGGCAGTGGGAACTTATCCTGTAACTGCGACCCTTTATTTGGGTGACAATCAGGAGCCTTGGGTGACTTTGGATCATTCGATCCGTGTGATCGAGGATCTGGATGTTGATCCGGAACCAGAAGTTCCTGTGGATCCAAATGCTTGTACCGTTGCGGGTGCAACCCGTGAATCCAAAGGTGAACTGGTTTCTGAAGAAGTGGCCTGCGGTGTGAACGGTAAAAAGACTGTTTCTTACCGTGACCGTGTGGTTGAAGAATGTAAGCTTGTCGTAGAAAAACTGAACTGGGTGGAAGTGTCTCGCACGAAAGAAATTACCAACGAAGGTTCTTGTGAAGGTCAGTCTTGTAAATTGCCTGATGGCAGTCTGCTGGCACACGGGGCTTCCCAGGTTCTATATTCCAGTTCGACTCCAGTGGGTTCTTGTTCCAGCGTGAGTGAGTCCCGTACTTGTAATAACGGTGTATTGTCCGGTTCCAGCACGCACAACCAGGTGACTTGTCACGAGGGTTGCGGCAGCTTCGGTTCCCATGGCACTGTAAAAACGGGTGTGATCACCGGTGAAACGAAAGTTCCATTGAAATGTTCTTTCAATGAAGAAGGTTTCTTTGACCTTTATAATGAAATCTCGGACCAGACTTGTACTGACGGTCAGATCATCAGCTCTAACACTCGTCAGGGCACGATGAAAGAAGCAGGAAAATGTCCGGTTTACAAATTTGCTCCTACGGACAGCTTCACGGCTTGTACCGCGGATTGCGGCGGCAAACAAAACCGTATCTTTGTCTGTGTGGACGATAAGGGTGTGACTGTTGATGACAGCCGTTGTGCGGACCAGGTGAAACCAGTGGAAGAGCGTCTGTGTGATGCCAACCCTGAAGCGGTTCGCAGCCAGTCCTCTGTAACGACAATCGAAGAGGCCAATTCATCTGCGACATGTCCGGCGAACCAAATTGGTGTGATCGTCAAAACCCGCGAGGTTGTGACGACTAAAACCATGGCTTGTATCGATCACTCTGTTCAGTTGGAAAGCGAAGTGGCGGTTCCAGGTGCTTGGGTTGAGGAAAAGTATTGCCGTGACTACGTAGCGCGTCGTTGTTCTCATGACAGCTTGAGCAACACTGAAGCCAAAGGTCGCTACGACTGGATGGTGAAATGTCAGGACGAGCTGCCAGTGATCAAGGAATTCCTGACCAACTTTGCCAACGTGACAGTGACTGTCGGCGGTAAAAAAGTGGGTCTGGGTTCTGCCGGTCAGGAAATCTATGCGACCTTCATGGATCGTGCATACAATCCTGAAAAAGCATGGATCGCTCCGAAGAAAGCCAATGCTCCATGTACAATGCCTGCGACGGCTTACGTGGCTACAGTATGCGTGTCTTCATGTGCGACTCCAGAACAGCAGATTCTGGCTGAAGAGGTCGTAAGCAAGAAGCTGAAATACATGTCCTTCTTTGATGCTCTGACTTCACAGTCCGCTTATGTGGGTACAATGCAGTCCGCGGATTCTTTGAACAAGAATGCGGTTGTGAAAACCAAAGTGGATCAGTGGGTGACCGAGCTGGTGGACGGCGACCACGAGATCCTGGTGTTCAAAATGAAGTCCGGCCGTGAACTGCGTGTGACGAAAAATCACCCGATCCTGAGTCAGGACGGCTCCATGAAAGTGGCTGAAGAGTTCAAAGTCGGAGAGTCCTTGGTTCAAAGTGGTGGAACACTGGATGCGATTGTCTCCATCAACGAGATCAAGTACTTCGGTAAGGTGTACAACGTGTTTGTTCAGTCCAATGCACCTCACAAAAACGTGGTTCTGATCAACGGTTACCTGAACGGATCTGCATTCTTCCAGAATGCCGGTGCGAAGGAAATGAACAGAACGATCTTCCGTAACAACATGACCCGTGGAGTGTTTGGCAAATGA